Sequence from the Amycolatopsis sp. NBC_00345 genome:
GCGCACGGAACGTCGGGTGCGGGGTGCTGCCGAACACCGCGTCGACCTCGATCGCCCGCCACTGGCCGCCGGTTGCGGTGAGCAGCACCACGGCGGGCTCGGCGACGATCACCACCGGGCCGTCCGCACGGAGTTCGCGCGCGGGCAGCAGACGGGGGAAAACGACGTCCGCGGGCAGCCCATCGGCGGTCCGTAGGAACTCTCGGTAGTCGGCGGGCAACGGAGTGCCCAGTCGCGCTTCGGCTGCCGCGACCTCGCTTTCGGACGCCGGGGCGGGCGCCTGCTGGCCGCGTAGCCGCAGGATCGCGGCGACCAGCTCGGGCCAGCTGCCGGCGTCGGTGGGGTAGCGCTCGCGCAAGGCGGCGACGAGCGCCGCGGCGCACTGCTCCGGCCACTCGGGGCCGAGCCCGAGCGGGTCGGCGCCGGCCACGAGCCGCGCAGCGAGCGGGCGGGTCGCGCCGAGGGTTGCGACGTCCGGACTCGGATGGCCGGCGACGAGCGCGGCCCACCCTTCGAGGTCGCCCTCGGCGAGCGTTGTGCGAACCGGGTCGGCCCGGCCCGGCGCGAGCCCGGCGACGACGCCCGCGATGGGCGAGCCGTCGAAGACCCCTTCCAAGTCGGACACGCGACGGGTCAACAGCGCCTGGTGCGTCCGTTCTTCGGCGTCGAGGTCCAAAGGCGACAGTGCGTCCGCCCACTGTGGACGGACGCCGCGCGCCTCGAACAGCATCGCCCAGGCCCGCGCGCGCACGGCGTCGTCCGCCAGCCGCGTGACGGGCCGCTCGGTGACCTGCTGCCAATGTGCGACGAGCCGGTCGGCCTGCCCAGGTGCGCCCGCGGTGGCGAGCAGGAGCGCGGCGTGACCGACCCGCCGGTCGACGGTCGCCTCGTCGCCGGTGAGGACGTCGCGGACCGCCGCTTCGAGGTACTCGTCACGCTCCATGGGCGCGAGGGTGCCATAGATGTGGAGGGGTGCCTTGTCTGCCGGGTGAGGGGCGGTTGGTCGGCTGGTGGCAGCGCGGTTCGCGGTAGCCATTCGCGGTGGGCGGATTGGCCGCCGGATTGGCGGGTGGCGCGCTGGCGGGGGAAGGATCGTCCACCGTTGCCCGCTTGGCTCGTCACGCCGAACAGCCGGTCGCCGGTGGCCGGTTCCGAAGACCCGGGCGGCTTCGAAAACGTGACCCGTCCGGTCCTGGTGAGGACCCTATGGTGCAAATACTCCAGTTGTAGTGGTCTGGGAGACCACTACAACTGGAGTATTTGAGGCGTAGGGTCGCCGCCCTCGACGGTGGCCTCCGGGTTGCGGGTTGCGGCCCGGTCCGGCGGTGAGGGGACGGGTGGCGTCGCGATGGTGCGGGTGCTGCGCCCGGCGCCCGGCGCCCGGAGCCGGAGCCGGAGCCGGAGCTAGGGCCGGAGCTAGGGCCGGAGCACGAGGGCCAAAACCGGAGCCGGAGCCGGAATCAGTGGGCCGAAGCCGGAACCGGAGCTGATGCCCGGAGCTGAAACCCGAGGCTGAAGCCGAAGTTCGAAGCACAAGCGGGAGCCGAAATCCGAGAGCGGAGCCGGAAACCAGGGCCGGAAACTAAGGCCGGAACCCAGGGCCTGGCGCTGCCCGATCGGCTCCACCAATCCCGGCAAAGCTGCCGCCCCCGAACAAGTCGGGCCGGAGCGATCACCACCAGACGGCGAAAGCCCCCTCGCAGCGTGGCGAGGGGGCCTCCGGCGTCGGAATGAAGCAGGTCAGCCCTGGTCGGCGATGTCCGCCAGCACCGCGGCGAGAGTGCGGACCGGGACGCCGGTGCCGCCCTTGCCGGTGTAGCCCCAGGGGCTGCCGGTGTGGAACGCCGGGCCCGCGACGTCGATGTGCGCCCACGGCAGGCCCTCGGCCACGAACTCGCGCAGGAAGATGCCGGCGGCGAGCATGCCGCCCCAGCGGTGGCCGGGGACGTTGGCCAGGTCGGCCAGGCGGGAGTCCAGGTCGGCGCGCAGCTCGTCGGGCAGCGGCATCGCCCAGCCGCCCTCGCCGGTGGCCTGCATGATGCCCGCGACGCGGTCGCGGAACTCGTCGGAGCCCATCACGCCCGCGGTGCGGCTGCCGAGCGCCACGACCTGGGCGCCGGTGAGCGTGGAGGTCTCGATCAGGTAGTCCGGGCTCTCCTCGGCGGCGCGCACGATCGCGTCGGCCAGGACCAGGCGGCCCTCGGCGTCGGTGTTGAGCACCTCGACGGTCTTGCCGCCGTACATGGTCAGCACGTCGCCCGGGCGGTACGAGGTGCCCGAGGGCAGGTTCTCCGCCAGCGGGATGTGCGCGGTCACCTCGAGCGGGTACTTGAGCTTCGCGGCCAGCACCACGGCGGCGAGCACGGCGGCGGCGCCGGACATGTCGGAGGTCATGTGGTCCATGCCCGCGGCGGGCTTGATCGAGATGCCGCCCGAGTCGAACGTGATGCCCTTGCCGACCAGCGCGACCTTCTTGGCCGCCTTCGCCGGCTTGTAGCCCACGCGCAGCAGACGCGGCGGGCGCGAGGAGCCGCCGCCGACGCCGAGGATGCCGCCGAAGCCCTTGCGCTTGAGTGCCTTCTCGTCGAGCACCTCGAAGTCGAGGCCGCCAGCCTCGGCGAGCTTCTTCGCGCGGTCGGCGAAGGAGGCCGGGAACAGGTCGTTCGGCGGGGTGTTGATCAGGTCGCGGGCGATGATCACGGACTCGGCGATGGCGGTCGCGGCCTTGAGCGTCGCCTTGTGCTCGCGCGCGGCGCCGTCCTCCGGGCTGACGAAGTCGGCCTTGGCCAGCGGGCCGTCGCCCTTTTCGGAGCGGTACTCGGTGAAGGCGTACGCGCCGAGCGCGGTGCCCTCGACAGCGGCCTGCAGGTCGAGCGCGGAGAGCGTGACGAACGCGCGCTCGGTCCCGGCCAGCGCCCGGCCGGCGGCACCGGCGGCGCGGCGGACCTGCTCGGCGGTGACGGCGCCGTCCTTCGGCTTGCCGAGGCCCACGGCCAGCACCACGGAAGCCGGGAGCTTGCCCAGCGTCGGCACCTTGACGACCTCTTCGGCCTTGCCGCTCGCGCCGAGGGCGGCGAGCACCTCGGCGAGTTTGCCGTCGAACGCGGCGTCGGCGATGCCGGCGCCGACGGCCAGCGTCGGGCCGTCTTCGCCCTGCAGGGTGCCGATCACCACCACGTCGGCGCGGGTCTTGGCCAGTGCCGCCTCGCTGTTGTCGGAGAGGGCAAGCTTCGGCACGGTCACTTCTGGCTCCTCGCGCGTTCACGGTGGTACCGGGCGGCGCGCCCGGACGGATCGTGAGCCATGCTAATGACACGGGTGGCCGGGCGTCGGAAGGGGACCATCGTGCGTCTCGGGGGTGGGCTCCTCGTCGTGCTCGCGGTGGGGGCCGCCGGCGCCGGTTACTGGGTGCTCGCGGGGGTCGTGCTCGCCGCGGTGGCCGCGGTTTTCGCCACCCGGCTGCCTGCGCCCGGCGACACCCGGGCCGAGCGGTACGTCGGCGGTTTCGCCCGGCTGGCGCTGGTAGTGGTGTACGGGATCGTGTTCGGCGACTACGTGGTGCCCGCCGCTCCGGCGCCTGCCGCGGCGGGGCTCGTCCTGGTGGTCGCGGCCGCCGATCTGGCCGGACTCCGGCTGCCGGCGGCGCTGCGACGCTGGTTGACCGTGGTGCTGCTGGTCGCTGCGGCGGTGCTTGTGGTGCTGTGCTCGGTGATCGCGCCGGTAGCGGCCGCCGGCGGGATCGGCTCGCCGGACGTCGCCGGGATCGTGGTGGCGGCGCTGGTCGTGCTGCCGTTCTTGCTGCCGGCGGCGGGGGACCGCGCGCTGGGCCGGACGGTCACGCTCGGCGGGGTCGCGGTGCTGGTGACGCTCGTCGCGCTGGTGCAGCTCGGGCCGATCCGGCTGGGCCTGTCCGCGACGTCCTTTCGCGACCTGCTCTACGCCGCGGACGCCGGCCAGCTGCAGCCGTTGCTCACCGTGGTCGTGGTGCTCGCGACGGTCCCCGCCGCGCTGACCACGTTCACCGACGCGCGTGAGCGCTTCGCGCCGGAAGGCGGCCTGCCCGGGGCGGCCGGCGGGATCGTCGGCGCGGGCGTGGCGCTGATCGTTACGCCGTACGTGGCGCTGCTCGCGGCCGGTTTCGGCACGGTCGCCGAACTGGTGCTGCGGGCGCGCGGGCGCCGCTACCGTGACGCGCATGAGTGATTACCGCTGGGAGCCGGGGCAGACCGTCGTCGAGCGGTTCCTGCGGCCCGACGGCAGCATCGGCCAGCACCACCCGTTGCGCGTGGTTTCCGACGACGGCCGGGTGCTGTTCGGCTGGCTCCCGATGGGCACGCCGATCGTCGGCAGCCGGCTCGCCGACGGCCGCAAGATGCACGAGGCGCCGCTCGAGGAGCGCTTCCGGATCCCGCGCGTGCGGGTGGCCGACTCCTGGCACGGCACGTCCACGCTGCGGATGATCGCCGAGGACGAGTGGTCGTCGGTGTGGTGGTTCTTCGGGCCGGACGGCACCTTCCGCGAGTGGTACGTCAACCTCGAGCTGCCGATGGGCCGCACCGCCGCCGGGCCGGACCGGATCGACGGGGTGCTGGACGTCGTGGTCACCCCGGACGGCGGCTGGCGCTGGGAGGACGAGGACGAGGCCGGGGAGGCCGTCGTCGCCGGGCGGCTCACCGCCGAGCAGCTGGACCGGCTGCGCGCGGAGGGGGAGCGGCTCGCCGGGCTGGCCGAGCGCGGGGCGTTCCCGTTCGACGGCACGCACACGGACTTCCGGCCGGACCCGGCGTGGCCCGCGCCGGAGTTGCCCGACGGGCTGCGCTGAATCTTGGGCGGCTGAGTCTCAGGTGGCGTTGACTCAGGCGGTGCTGACCCGGGTGGCTGAGTCTTGGGCGGCTGAGTCTCAGGTGGCGCCGACTCAGGCGCTGACCTGGGCGGCTGAAACTCGGGTAGCCGGGCCTCGGGTGGAGATGACTGAGGCGGCGCTGACCCAGACGGCTGAGTCTTGGCGGCGCTGGCCCCGGTGGCTGGATCTCACGCGGCACTGACCCAGGTGACTGGATCTCGGGCGGCGCTGAGCCAGGTGTCTGAGCCTCAGGCAGCGGTGAGCAGCAGGATCCCGGCCAGCACGACGTTGACCACCAGCAGGATGATCACCGAGCGGGTGGGCAGGTCCGTGGCGAACACCTTGCCGTGCAGGCTGCGCCACCAGTAGATGCCGAAGCCGGCTGCGACGAGGCCGAGGACGAAGCCGAAGCCGCTGCTCAGCAGCGCCCAGCCGACCATGCCGAGCAGGCCGGCGCCGAAGGTCAGCAGGACCGCCGTGCCGAAGGTCTTCAGGTCGGTGCTGAACCCGGGCTTGGCCGGCAGTGCGGGGTGTGAGGTCACGTGGCCATCCTAGTGGCGTCGCGCCGAGGGTGCGGCGTCGCGCCGCTGGTGCCGTGGTCATGGGGGCGTGCGGCGTCGCGCTGCTGGTGCCGTGGTCATGGGGAGCGTGCGGCGTCGCGCCGCTGGTGCGGTGGTCATGGGGGCGTGCGGCGTCGCGCTGCTGGTGCGGTGGTCGCGGGGAGGGTGCGGCGTCACGCTGTGGGCGCGAGGGTATGCGGCGTGTGAAATAGGCGGTCTTCCGACTAACGCGCCTCCGACCAAGCGCTATCGTCTAACCATGACGATAGCGACGCAGTTCACCCATGTCCCGAACTCGAGCCCCGCGAGCCCGGAACGCGTCGCCGAGGTACTCGCCAATCCCGGGTTCGGGACCTACTTCACCGATTACATGGTGACGGTGAAGTGGAACGCGGCACAGGGCTGGCACGACGCGACGGTGGGCCCGTACGCGCCGTTCTCCCTCGACCCGGCCACGTCCGTGCTGCACTACGGCCAGGCGATCTTCGAGGGGCTCAAGGCCTACCGCCAGCCGGACGGCACCATCGCCGCGTTCCGGCCCGACGCCAACGCCGAGCGTTTCCAGGACTCCGCCGAGCGGCTCGCGATGCCGAAGCTGCCGGTGGAGATCTTCGTCGACTCGCTGCGTGAGCTGATCGCCGTGGACGAGCGCTGGGTGCCCACGAAACAGGGCGAAT
This genomic interval carries:
- a CDS encoding SMI1/KNR4 family protein; its protein translation is MERDEYLEAAVRDVLTGDEATVDRRVGHAALLLATAGAPGQADRLVAHWQQVTERPVTRLADDAVRARAWAMLFEARGVRPQWADALSPLDLDAEERTHQALLTRRVSDLEGVFDGSPIAGVVAGLAPGRADPVRTTLAEGDLEGWAALVAGHPSPDVATLGATRPLAARLVAGADPLGLGPEWPEQCAAALVAALRERYPTDAGSWPELVAAILRLRGQQAPAPASESEVAAAEARLGTPLPADYREFLRTADGLPADVVFPRLLPARELRADGPVVIVAEPAVVLLTATGGQWRAIEVDAVFGSTPHPTFRALLEHHLRLLEAAG
- a CDS encoding leucyl aminopeptidase produces the protein MTVPKLALSDNSEAALAKTRADVVVIGTLQGEDGPTLAVGAGIADAAFDGKLAEVLAALGASGKAEEVVKVPTLGKLPASVVLAVGLGKPKDGAVTAEQVRRAAGAAGRALAGTERAFVTLSALDLQAAVEGTALGAYAFTEYRSEKGDGPLAKADFVSPEDGAAREHKATLKAATAIAESVIIARDLINTPPNDLFPASFADRAKKLAEAGGLDFEVLDEKALKRKGFGGILGVGGGSSRPPRLLRVGYKPAKAAKKVALVGKGITFDSGGISIKPAAGMDHMTSDMSGAAAVLAAVVLAAKLKYPLEVTAHIPLAENLPSGTSYRPGDVLTMYGGKTVEVLNTDAEGRLVLADAIVRAAEESPDYLIETSTLTGAQVVALGSRTAGVMGSDEFRDRVAGIMQATGEGGWAMPLPDELRADLDSRLADLANVPGHRWGGMLAAGIFLREFVAEGLPWAHIDVAGPAFHTGSPWGYTGKGGTGVPVRTLAAVLADIADQG
- a CDS encoding sulfatase yields the protein MRLGGGLLVVLAVGAAGAGYWVLAGVVLAAVAAVFATRLPAPGDTRAERYVGGFARLALVVVYGIVFGDYVVPAAPAPAAAGLVLVVAAADLAGLRLPAALRRWLTVVLLVAAAVLVVLCSVIAPVAAAGGIGSPDVAGIVVAALVVLPFLLPAAGDRALGRTVTLGGVAVLVTLVALVQLGPIRLGLSATSFRDLLYAADAGQLQPLLTVVVVLATVPAALTTFTDARERFAPEGGLPGAAGGIVGAGVALIVTPYVALLAAGFGTVAELVLRARGRRYRDAHE
- a CDS encoding DUF402 domain-containing protein; the encoded protein is MSDYRWEPGQTVVERFLRPDGSIGQHHPLRVVSDDGRVLFGWLPMGTPIVGSRLADGRKMHEAPLEERFRIPRVRVADSWHGTSTLRMIAEDEWSSVWWFFGPDGTFREWYVNLELPMGRTAAGPDRIDGVLDVVVTPDGGWRWEDEDEAGEAVVAGRLTAEQLDRLRAEGERLAGLAERGAFPFDGTHTDFRPDPAWPAPELPDGLR